In a single window of the Helicobacter sp. MIT 99-5507 genome:
- a CDS encoding NAD(P)-dependent alcohol dehydrogenase, whose protein sequence is MLLESNLNEAKEGKRISAKGYAVNHKNDTFKPFTFSRHSLGDNDILIEILYAGICHSDLHSARSEWHEGIYPMVPGHEIAGRVVAIGKNVDKFKVGDFAGVGCMVNSCGECDACKKSQEQFCQNGKVVFTYDCKDCFHDNEPTYGGYSNNIVVSQNFAIKVPNDAPLDKVAPLLCAGITTYSPLKFSGVKKGSKVAVAGFGGLGMMALKYALQMGAEVSVFARNKNKEKEALDLGAKALYDNTNNVSERFDLIISTIPTKYDPIEYVKLLSFDGELAIVGLPPTDDNVNISLNNLIFNANKKVYGSLIGGIKETQEMLDFSLQHKIYPEVEIISINQIDEAYEKLTNGSAKFRYVIDMKTLS, encoded by the coding sequence ATGCTATTAGAATCTAATTTAAATGAAGCAAAAGAAGGTAAAAGGATTAGTGCAAAAGGTTATGCTGTAAATCACAAAAATGACACTTTTAAGCCATTTACTTTTAGCAGGCATTCATTAGGTGATAATGATATTTTGATTGAAATTTTATATGCTGGAATCTGTCATAGCGATTTGCATTCTGCACGAAGTGAATGGCATGAGGGAATCTATCCAATGGTGCCTGGACATGAAATAGCAGGAAGAGTAGTAGCAATTGGTAAAAATGTAGATAAGTTTAAAGTAGGTGATTTTGCTGGGGTTGGCTGTATGGTAAATAGCTGTGGAGAATGTGATGCTTGCAAAAAATCTCAAGAACAATTTTGCCAAAATGGAAAAGTAGTTTTTACATATGATTGTAAAGATTGTTTTCATGACAATGAGCCAACATATGGCGGATATTCAAATAATATTGTTGTAAGTCAAAATTTTGCAATTAAAGTGCCAAATGATGCCCCGCTTGATAAAGTTGCACCATTGCTTTGTGCTGGAATCACTACATATTCACCATTAAAATTTAGTGGTGTAAAAAAAGGTAGCAAGGTTGCAGTAGCAGGTTTTGGTGGTCTTGGTATGATGGCATTAAAATATGCTTTACAAATGGGCGCAGAAGTATCAGTATTTGCTAGAAATAAAAATAAAGAAAAAGAAGCGCTAGATCTTGGAGCTAAAGCATTATATGACAATACAAATAATGTAAGTGAAAGATTTGATTTAATAATCTCTACAATTCCTACTAAATATGATCCAATAGAATATGTAAAACTTTTATCATTTGATGGAGAATTAGCAATTGTCGGATTACCTCCAACAGATGATAATGTAAATATTTCATTAAATAACCTTATATTTAATGCAAACAAAAAAGTATATGGCTCTCTTATTGGTGGAATAAAAGAAACACAAGAAATGCTAGATTTTTCTTTGCAACACAAAATATATCCAGAGGTAGAGATTATAAGCATTAATCAAATTGATGAAGCTTATGAAAAGCTCACAAATGGTAGTGCAAAATTTAGATATGTAATTGATATGAAAACTCTATCGTAA
- a CDS encoding 1-acyl-sn-glycerol-3-phosphate acyltransferase, producing the protein MKNIIKINKIRGLWAVVSTSIILLIIIALMYIFRPINRTIRKFSKIFFWINGIRVERIGEFDKNAQILVLNHQGIIDICYFEAYYPWDICWIAKKELGDIFLYGHLLKAPRMIFVDRENKKSLIHLLKESKKKLDEGRILAIFPEGTRSKGGRDLLPFKDGAKMLIEKYKLKVQPMVVINTRKLFDTTKVEINASKARVVCLDSYMPDFSNPNWYKELRDNIEQTYQKHYDIMNGDNN; encoded by the coding sequence ATGAAAAATATAATAAAAATTAATAAGATTCGCGGATTGTGGGCGGTTGTAAGCACTTCTATAATACTTTTAATAATTATAGCTTTGATGTATATTTTTAGACCGATAAATAGAACAATAAGAAAGTTTAGTAAAATATTTTTTTGGATTAATGGTATTAGAGTTGAACGAATCGGTGAATTTGATAAAAATGCTCAAATATTAGTTTTAAATCATCAAGGTATTATAGATATTTGTTATTTTGAAGCATATTATCCATGGGATATATGTTGGATTGCAAAAAAAGAACTAGGTGATATTTTTTTGTATGGGCATTTATTAAAAGCACCTAGAATGATTTTTGTAGATAGAGAAAATAAAAAATCATTAATACATCTTTTAAAAGAATCTAAAAAGAAATTAGATGAAGGTAGAATCTTGGCAATTTTTCCAGAAGGCACTAGAAGCAAAGGTGGTAGGGATTTACTTCCTTTTAAAGATGGCGCTAAGATGTTAATTGAAAAATACAAATTAAAAGTGCAACCAATGGTAGTAATAAATACTAGAAAACTTTTTGATACTACAAAAGTAGAGATAAATGCAAGTAAAGCAAGGGTTGTATGTCTAGATTCATATATGCCAGATTTTTCAAATCCAAATTGGTATAAAGAACTAAGAGATAATATAGAACAAACATATCAAAAGCATTATGATATTATGAATGGAGATAATAATTGA
- a CDS encoding SH3 domain-containing protein, protein MNRILLLLFLPLLFLFSNEQAKLVYIKQENLSQVNTDQTYIGQVIAIKYNILVLDNSSINSIGFIDSPKSNVTLKNPNSSWNKLPDDTLENIFYFKINNSRFSIPRLEVIVENGDIVEQELSEIIEGTAISLHSNHPKYSGVVAFDLKLGNYSVKFYDQKNNIVIFDLMAEYGNLEDFKIPFAIEQGFENKSFNTMNSNGMYYAIIPNSLLNIEFEYFNLKSQSYNTISIKNIINKDQISINKDINPINKELIFQYLTIIIFILLFAGLFFVKKIPFKLRVSSVIIAVLLLIYLLFSFNFKREMTTISNGYITILPTHNSTIIEQIMANTNVEILNTHGDYYKIIASDGTTGWIHKSNLKNASKK, encoded by the coding sequence GTGAATAGAATCTTATTATTGTTATTTTTACCATTATTATTTTTATTTTCCAATGAACAAGCAAAATTGGTTTATATAAAGCAAGAAAATCTATCTCAAGTCAATACAGATCAAACTTATATTGGTCAAGTTATAGCTATCAAATATAATATACTTGTTTTAGATAATTCCTCCATCAATTCGATAGGTTTTATAGATTCTCCAAAATCAAATGTAACACTTAAAAATCCTAATTCATCTTGGAATAAATTACCTGATGACACTCTAGAGAATATATTTTATTTTAAAATTAATAATTCTAGATTCTCTATTCCTCGCCTTGAAGTGATAGTAGAAAATGGTGATATAGTAGAACAAGAATTAAGTGAAATCATAGAAGGCACAGCTATATCTCTACATAGTAATCACCCAAAATATAGTGGTGTAGTGGCATTTGATTTAAAATTAGGTAATTATAGTGTTAAATTTTATGATCAAAAAAATAATATTGTTATATTTGATTTAATGGCAGAATATGGGAATCTTGAAGATTTTAAGATTCCATTTGCAATAGAGCAGGGCTTTGAGAATAAAAGTTTTAATACAATGAATTCTAATGGTATGTATTATGCAATCATTCCAAATAGTTTATTAAATATTGAATTTGAATATTTTAATCTTAAATCACAATCATACAATACAATCTCTATAAAAAATATTATCAATAAAGACCAAATTAGTATCAATAAAGATATAAATCCTATAAACAAAGAATTGATATTTCAATATTTAACAATTATTATATTTATCTTGTTGTTTGCTGGTTTATTTTTTGTCAAAAAGATTCCATTTAAGTTAAGAGTATCATCTGTTATTATTGCTGTTTTATTATTGATATATTTATTGTTTTCATTTAATTTCAAAAGAGAGATGACTACCATTAGCAATGGTTATATCACTATATTGCCTACGCATAATTCAACTATCATAGAGCAAATAATGGCAAATACGAATGTTGAGATATTAAATACTCATGGTGATTATTATAAGATAATTGCAAGTGATGGAACAACAGGCTGGATTCACAAATCTAATTTAAAAAATGCATCAAAAAAATGA
- the purQ gene encoding phosphoribosylformylglycinamidine synthase subunit PurQ encodes MIAILQFLGTNCEMDMAYSFKLLNKPYTIVWHKEESLPKDTSLVIIPGGFSYGDYLRSGAIARFSPIMKSVIEYANNGGLVFGICNGFQILTEAGLLPGVLMRNKNIVFHSKMIELEVASIDNKLLKSYSLNQKLNIPIAHADGNYYIDNDGLNSLKENNQIILRYTDDINGSIDRIAGICNINKNVFGMMPHPERAIEEILGSYDGLAMLRNISE; translated from the coding sequence TTGATAGCTATATTACAATTTTTAGGCACAAATTGTGAAATGGATATGGCATATTCATTTAAATTGCTTAATAAGCCATATACTATAGTGTGGCATAAAGAAGAATCTCTCCCAAAAGATACAAGCTTAGTTATTATTCCAGGGGGATTTAGCTATGGTGATTATTTAAGAAGTGGTGCAATAGCACGATTTTCACCTATAATGAAAAGCGTTATTGAATATGCTAATAATGGTGGATTGGTTTTTGGTATATGCAATGGTTTTCAAATACTAACAGAAGCAGGATTACTTCCAGGTGTATTGATGAGAAATAAAAATATTGTTTTTCATTCTAAAATGATTGAATTAGAAGTAGCCTCTATAGACAATAAACTTTTAAAAAGTTATTCACTAAATCAAAAGTTAAATATCCCGATAGCCCATGCAGATGGTAATTATTATATTGATAATGATGGATTAAATAGTTTGAAAGAAAATAATCAAATTATTCTTAGATACACAGATGATATAAATGGCTCTATTGATAGAATAGCTGGAATCTGCAATATCAATAAAAATGTATTTGGTATGATGCCACATCCAGAAAGAGCAATAGAGGAGATTCTTGGTAGTTATGATGGTTTGGCAATGTTAAGGAATATAAGTGAATAG
- the purS gene encoding phosphoribosylformylglycinamidine synthase subunit PurS has translation MRAKIEISLKNGVLDPQAKTIFHALESLGFNCINDLKTKKIIELDLNINNKEEALNKAKEMSEMLLANPVIENYNIELLP, from the coding sequence ATGAGAGCAAAAATAGAAATTTCACTGAAAAATGGAGTCTTAGATCCGCAGGCAAAGACGATTTTTCATGCATTAGAATCTCTTGGTTTTAATTGCATAAATGATTTAAAAACAAAAAAAATAATTGAGCTAGATTTAAATATAAATAATAAAGAAGAAGCACTAAATAAAGCAAAAGAGATGAGTGAGATGCTTCTTGCAAATCCAGTTATTGAAAACTACAATATAGAGTTATTACCTTGA
- the purC gene encoding phosphoribosylaminoimidazolesuccinocarboxamide synthase: MDKKQLIYEGKGKKLYKTSDENLLIAEFKDDLTAFNAQKKSSEVGKGSLNCQISSLIFKLLNQNGIDNHFVKQLDENNMLCRVVKIIPLEVVVRNVATGSLTKRLGIKDGTKLPFSLVEFYYKDDALGDPIINDEHCKIMGILDNDDDIKYIKDVARKVNTILIDFFDTKNVRLIDFKIEFGIDSNNKIILADEISPDSCRLWDKESNKKMDKDIFRENLGSVVDAYQEILNRIK, encoded by the coding sequence ATGGATAAAAAACAATTAATCTATGAAGGCAAAGGTAAAAAACTATATAAAACAAGTGATGAGAATCTCCTGATAGCAGAGTTTAAAGATGACCTAACAGCTTTTAATGCACAGAAAAAAAGCTCTGAGGTTGGAAAAGGTTCTCTTAATTGTCAAATTAGTTCTTTGATTTTTAAATTATTAAATCAAAATGGTATAGATAATCATTTTGTAAAACAGCTAGATGAAAACAATATGCTTTGCAGGGTTGTAAAAATCATTCCACTTGAAGTTGTTGTAAGAAATGTAGCAACAGGATCATTGACAAAAAGACTTGGCATAAAAGATGGCACTAAGTTGCCATTTAGTTTGGTTGAATTTTATTATAAAGATGATGCATTAGGTGATCCTATCATAAATGATGAACATTGCAAGATTATGGGAATCTTAGATAATGATGATGATATAAAATATATAAAAGATGTGGCAAGAAAAGTTAATACTATTTTGATAGATTTTTTTGATACTAAAAATGTAAGACTTATTGATTTTAAAATAGAATTTGGAATAGATTCTAATAACAAAATAATATTAGCTGATGAAATAAGCCCAGATAGTTGTAGATTGTGGGATAAAGAAAGTAATAAAAAAATGGACAAAGATATATTTAGAGAGAATCTTGGTAGTGTAGTCGATGCTTATCAAGAAATATTAAATAGAATTAAATAA
- a CDS encoding S41 family peptidase gives MKYYRFLLVGFISAFFMSSLLFSNLFGNDGNNSNQSRLDAYNKLRNAILAVENYYVDEVKINDIVDKAISGLLTNLDAHSAYLPSKDFQELRVQTDGEFSGIGIQIGLKDGALTIIAPIEGTPGDKAGLKSGDIILKIDDKSTLSMTIDDAVNLMRGKKKTSVTLTIVRKNESKPLVFKIERDTIDVKSTYAKKIENTNYLYVKVNTFDKKVSQEVQDLISQNNPNGVILDLRNNPGGLLNQAVELSNLFIKDGVIVSQKGKVKEDNEEFVANGKAKFGDMPLVVLVNGGSASASEIVAGALQDHKRAIIVGEKTFGKGSVQVVLPLDKNDALKLTIARYYLPSGRTIQAIGITPDIVVYPGAVPQDENNFAIKESDLKKHLEGELNKIDNKPQNIVVNKNEDMITTKDIYNDIQLKSSIDALKILMVMNNKDLINIANK, from the coding sequence ATGAAATATTATAGATTTCTTTTAGTTGGATTTATTAGTGCTTTTTTTATGAGCAGTTTGCTTTTTAGCAATCTTTTTGGAAATGATGGAAATAACTCCAATCAATCAAGGCTTGATGCATATAATAAACTTAGAAATGCGATTCTTGCTGTTGAAAACTATTATGTAGATGAAGTAAAGATTAATGATATTGTAGATAAGGCTATAAGCGGACTTCTTACAAATCTTGATGCACATTCTGCGTATTTGCCTTCAAAAGATTTTCAAGAATTAAGAGTTCAAACAGATGGTGAATTTAGCGGTATTGGAATACAGATTGGATTAAAAGATGGTGCATTAACAATTATTGCTCCAATAGAAGGAACACCTGGTGATAAAGCTGGATTAAAATCTGGTGATATTATTTTAAAAATTGATGATAAAAGCACTTTAAGCATGACAATTGATGATGCAGTTAATTTAATGCGTGGTAAGAAAAAAACTAGTGTTACATTAACAATAGTCAGAAAAAATGAATCAAAACCTCTTGTATTCAAAATAGAACGCGATACAATAGATGTAAAATCTACATATGCCAAAAAGATAGAAAATACAAATTATTTGTATGTAAAAGTAAATACTTTTGATAAAAAAGTTTCGCAAGAAGTGCAAGATTTGATTAGTCAAAATAATCCAAATGGTGTTATTTTAGATCTTAGAAATAATCCTGGTGGATTATTAAATCAAGCAGTTGAGTTAAGCAATCTTTTTATTAAAGATGGTGTGATTGTATCTCAAAAAGGTAAAGTAAAAGAAGATAATGAAGAATTTGTGGCAAATGGAAAAGCAAAATTTGGAGATATGCCTCTTGTTGTCCTTGTAAATGGTGGTAGTGCAAGTGCAAGTGAGATAGTAGCAGGGGCATTACAAGATCATAAAAGAGCTATTATTGTTGGAGAAAAGACATTTGGTAAAGGTAGCGTTCAAGTCGTATTACCACTAGATAAAAATGATGCATTAAAATTGACTATAGCTAGATATTATTTACCTAGTGGAAGGACAATACAAGCAATCGGTATAACTCCAGATATAGTTGTATATCCAGGTGCTGTTCCACAAGATGAAAATAATTTTGCTATAAAAGAATCTGATTTAAAAAAACATCTTGAAGGTGAATTAAACAAGATTGATAATAAGCCTCAAAACATAGTAGTCAATAAAAATGAAGATATGATTACAACAAAAGATATTTACAATGACATACAATTAAAAAGTTCAATTGATGCATTGAAAATATTAATGGTTATGAATAATAAAGATTTAATAAATATTGCAAATAAATAA
- the trpB gene encoding tryptophan synthase subunit beta, giving the protein MKIPYLKQFPDDKGYFGKFGGAFVPDVILKQMKEINEAYDLIAQNSDFIAELRKIRKDFQGRPTPLYFAKNLTQKYGGAGIYLKREDLNHTGAHKLNHCMGEALLAKFMGKKKLIAETGAGQHGVALATAAAYFGMECEIHMGEVDIQKEYPNVVKMKILGAKVVSVDFGAKTLKEAVDSAFEAYLKDPINSLYAIGSVVGPHPFPKIVRDFQLIVGIEAKEQFKNMTGELPDIITACVGGGSNAMGIFGAFIDDEYIELVGVEPLGKVESNNIELGNHAASLSYGSEGVMHGFNSIMLKDKDGNPSSVYSVASGLDYPSVGPEHAYLFSSGRTKVAAIDDKEAIKAFFELSRLEGIIPAIESSHALAYALKIAPSLKNKKILVNLSGRGDKDIDFIIKNYGSEYNV; this is encoded by the coding sequence ATGAAAATTCCTTACTTAAAACAATTTCCAGATGATAAAGGATATTTTGGTAAATTTGGCGGTGCATTTGTCCCAGATGTGATATTAAAACAAATGAAAGAGATAAACGAAGCTTATGATTTGATTGCTCAAAATTCGGATTTTATAGCAGAACTTAGAAAAATAAGAAAAGATTTTCAAGGTCGTCCAACGCCACTTTATTTTGCAAAGAATCTAACACAAAAATATGGTGGCGCTGGAATCTATCTAAAAAGAGAAGATTTAAATCATACTGGAGCACACAAACTTAATCATTGTATGGGTGAAGCACTTCTTGCTAAATTTATGGGCAAGAAAAAGCTTATTGCTGAAACTGGAGCAGGACAGCATGGTGTTGCTTTAGCTACGGCAGCTGCATATTTTGGAATGGAATGTGAAATACACATGGGTGAAGTTGATATACAAAAAGAATATCCAAATGTAGTAAAAATGAAGATTCTAGGTGCAAAAGTCGTGAGTGTTGATTTTGGTGCAAAAACACTAAAAGAGGCTGTAGATTCAGCATTTGAAGCATATTTAAAAGATCCTATAAATTCATTATATGCTATTGGAAGTGTTGTTGGTCCGCATCCATTTCCAAAAATTGTCCGTGATTTTCAGCTTATAGTTGGGATTGAAGCAAAAGAACAATTCAAAAATATGACAGGTGAATTACCAGATATTATTACTGCTTGTGTTGGTGGTGGCAGCAATGCTATGGGTATATTTGGTGCATTTATTGATGATGAATATATTGAATTAGTTGGTGTTGAACCGCTTGGCAAAGTGGAATCTAATAATATAGAGTTAGGCAATCATGCCGCAAGTCTATCTTACGGAAGCGAGGGTGTTATGCATGGATTTAATTCTATTATGTTAAAAGACAAAGATGGGAATCCTTCAAGTGTATATAGCGTAGCTAGTGGACTAGATTATCCAAGTGTTGGTCCAGAGCACGCATATTTATTTTCATCTGGTAGGACAAAAGTAGCAGCTATAGATGACAAAGAAGCAATAAAAGCTTTTTTTGAACTAAGTAGGTTAGAAGGCATTATTCCAGCAATAGAATCTTCTCATGCATTAGCTTATGCATTAAAAATTGCTCCATCATTAAAAAATAAGAAAATCTTAGTAAATCTTAGCGGTAGAGGTGATAAAGATATAGACTTTATTATTAAAAATTATGGTAGTGAGTATAATGTATAG
- a CDS encoding Fe-S-containing hydro-lyase → MEIRLKAPFSKDDIKDLKAGDNVLITGSIIAARDAAHKKIFEAFQNNQELPIELKNQTIYYLGPSPAKPGDVIGAAGPTTSGRMDKYTPMMLDLGISGMIGKGYRSKEVIDSIIKHKAIYMVAIGGAGALISKSIKKYEVLAYPELGAEAIARLEVQDFPAIVAIDSNGVNFYEIGQKEYKK, encoded by the coding sequence ATGGAAATAAGACTAAAAGCACCATTTAGCAAAGATGATATAAAAGATTTGAAGGCAGGAGATAATGTTTTAATTACTGGGAGTATTATTGCAGCTAGAGACGCAGCACATAAAAAAATATTTGAAGCATTTCAAAATAATCAGGAATTACCAATAGAATTAAAAAATCAAACTATTTATTATCTTGGTCCAAGCCCTGCAAAACCAGGCGATGTTATAGGTGCAGCAGGACCAACTACAAGTGGGAGAATGGATAAATATACCCCTATGATGCTAGATTTGGGTATTAGTGGGATGATTGGTAAAGGTTATAGAAGTAAAGAAGTAATAGATTCTATAATAAAGCATAAGGCTATATACATGGTAGCAATCGGTGGAGCAGGAGCACTTATATCAAAAAGTATTAAAAAATATGAAGTTTTAGCATATCCAGAGCTTGGAGCAGAAGCTATTGCAAGACTTGAAGTGCAAGATTTTCCTGCAATTGTTGCTATTGATTCTAATGGCGTTAATTTTTATGAAATTGGACAAAAAGAATATAAAAAATAA
- a CDS encoding fumarate hydratase, whose product MREIHYKDIVSSVAKLCIDACCIQTDGIKQAFSEARENETSPLGKSILDKLIENGKIAQDTFIPICQDTGMAVIFLELGQDVRIVGGYLEDAINEGVKEGYVGGYLRKSVVEEPLFERKNTTNNTPAVIHTRIVKGDKLNITMAAKGFGSENKSILKMLVPADGIEGVKKVFSEAINLAGPNACPPLVVGVGIGGTMEKAALLAKIAAVREVGSHNSDKRYAKLEDELLEIANNSGVGPQGLGGNTTAFAVNVEWYPTHIAGLPVAININCHAARHAHIEL is encoded by the coding sequence GTGAGAGAAATTCATTATAAAGATATAGTCTCAAGTGTAGCAAAACTATGCATTGATGCGTGTTGTATTCAAACAGATGGTATTAAACAAGCTTTTAGTGAAGCCAGGGAAAATGAGACTTCACCTCTTGGCAAAAGTATATTAGATAAGCTTATTGAAAATGGGAAAATAGCACAAGATACATTTATACCAATATGTCAAGATACAGGAATGGCAGTAATTTTTTTAGAGTTAGGGCAAGATGTAAGAATTGTTGGGGGATATTTAGAAGATGCGATAAATGAAGGTGTAAAAGAAGGCTATGTTGGGGGATATTTAAGAAAATCTGTAGTTGAAGAGCCTTTATTTGAGCGTAAAAATACCACCAATAATACCCCGGCTGTGATACATACTAGAATAGTTAAAGGTGATAAATTAAATATTACAATGGCAGCAAAAGGTTTTGGTAGTGAAAATAAAAGTATATTAAAAATGCTAGTCCCAGCTGATGGGATTGAAGGTGTAAAAAAAGTATTTAGCGAAGCTATTAATCTTGCAGGTCCAAATGCTTGTCCTCCTCTTGTTGTTGGTGTAGGAATCGGTGGAACTATGGAAAAAGCTGCATTACTTGCAAAAATAGCAGCAGTAAGAGAAGTAGGCTCCCATAATAGCGATAAAAGATATGCAAAATTAGAAGATGAATTATTAGAGATTGCAAATAATTCTGGAGTAGGACCACAAGGTCTTGGCGGTAATACAACTGCATTTGCTGTAAATGTAGAATGGTATCCAACCCACATAGCAGGATTACCTGTTGCAATAAATATTAATTGTCATGCTGCAAGACATGCTCATATAGAGCTTTAA
- a CDS encoding ribonuclease HII, with the protein MDLFICKDEVICGIDEAGRGSVAGSLFVCGVKCSINDISDIRDIDDSKKLSREKRDRIFNLVKKKNLAYFVMKFSANDIDNHGISKCMNEGLSTIMYNLDSKRYLFDGNTNFGVSKIECIIKGDSKIPQISLASIIAKSLKDKESDELHLAYPLYEINKHKGYATKKHIELINLYGLSQIHRKSFKIKKYYR; encoded by the coding sequence ATGGATTTATTTATTTGTAAAGATGAAGTGATTTGTGGGATTGATGAGGCAGGGCGTGGCTCTGTGGCAGGTAGCTTGTTTGTATGTGGTGTAAAGTGTAGCATAAATGATATTTCAGATATTAGGGATATAGATGATAGTAAAAAGTTAAGTAGAGAGAAAAGGGATAGAATCTTTAATTTGGTTAAAAAGAAAAATCTTGCATATTTTGTGATGAAATTTAGTGCAAATGATATTGATAATCATGGAATCTCAAAATGTATGAATGAGGGATTATCAACGATTATGTATAATTTAGATTCTAAGCGATATTTATTTGATGGAAATACTAATTTTGGAGTAAGTAAAATTGAATGTATCATAAAAGGTGATAGCAAGATTCCACAAATTTCACTTGCAAGTATTATTGCAAAAAGCCTAAAAGATAAAGAAAGTGATGAATTACACTTAGCTTATCCACTTTATGAAATAAATAAACACAAAGGATATGCTACAAAAAAACATATAGAATTAATAAATTTATATGGTTTATCACAAATCCATAGAAAAAGTTTCAAAATAAAAAAATATTATAGATAA
- the truD gene encoding tRNA pseudouridine(13) synthase TruD, with the protein MLSHLNHSPIDFHFTKNAKNFIVEEIPLYPFSGKGEHLILKIRKKELSTFDLLNIFSKKLNIKKSDIGYAGLKDKNALSIQYISINKKFIKNIESLDIENIKILDSTYHDNKIKIGHLKGNKFFIRIKKLNKINSNKIQNIIKIILDSGMPNYFGFQRFGNNGNNYDDGKALLQNKLKIRDKKLSKFLISAYQSHLFNNWLQKRIEISRIVNDFSLQDSIHALKIESKIIKDLKNQKHFFKILDGDVMQHYPHGKLFINDDIQNNIRFYNHQISPTGLLYGAKSILAKGLAGQIESEFVDNLLNREIGSRRFAWIFIDHLEFDYKEEIANGEFNFSLPKGSYATILLNLIANRELEIKDN; encoded by the coding sequence ATACTATCACATCTAAATCACTCACCAATTGATTTTCATTTTACAAAAAATGCTAAAAACTTTATTGTAGAAGAGATTCCACTCTACCCTTTTAGTGGCAAAGGTGAGCATTTGATATTAAAAATTAGAAAAAAAGAATTAAGCACATTTGATTTGCTAAATATTTTTAGTAAAAAATTAAATATCAAAAAGAGTGATATAGGCTATGCAGGATTAAAGGATAAAAATGCCCTAAGCATCCAATATATCTCAATCAATAAAAAATTTATTAAAAATATAGAATCCCTTGATATAGAAAATATAAAGATTCTAGATTCTACCTATCATGATAATAAGATAAAAATAGGGCATTTAAAAGGAAATAAATTTTTTATTCGTATTAAAAAACTAAATAAAATCAATAGCAATAAAATACAAAATATCATAAAGATTATTTTAGATTCTGGTATGCCTAATTATTTTGGATTCCAAAGGTTTGGAAATAATGGAAATAATTATGATGATGGCAAAGCCCTGCTACAAAACAAACTAAAAATAAGAGATAAAAAACTATCAAAATTTCTAATTAGTGCGTATCAAAGTCATTTATTTAATAATTGGCTACAAAAGCGGATAGAAATAAGTCGCATTGTAAATGATTTTAGTTTGCAAGATTCTATTCATGCCTTAAAAATAGAATCTAAAATCATAAAAGATTTAAAAAATCAAAAGCATTTTTTTAAGATTCTAGATGGCGATGTGATGCAACATTATCCACATGGAAAGCTATTTATAAATGATGATATACAAAATAATATTAGATTTTATAATCATCAAATATCACCAACAGGATTGCTCTATGGCGCTAAAAGTATTTTGGCAAAAGGTTTAGCAGGACAAATTGAGAGTGAATTTGTAGATAATTTGTTAAATCGTGAAATTGGCTCTAGAAGATTTGCATGGATTTTTATAGATCATCTTGAATTTGACTATAAAGAAGAAATTGCAAATGGAGAGTTTAATTTTTCGCTACCAAAAGGCAGTTATGCTACAATACTTCTTAATCTAATTGCAAATAGAGAGCTTGAAATCAAGGATAATTAA